The Chelatococcus sp. HY11 genome includes a window with the following:
- a CDS encoding HlyU family transcriptional regulator: MSFLKSLFSRRSSSEPAAPKTLKTLEHKGFLIRAEPFQAEGQYQTAGVIQKESDGVLREQNFIRADRFTSADEAAEFALSKGRQIIDEQGDGLFR; the protein is encoded by the coding sequence ATGTCGTTTTTGAAATCTCTCTTCTCGCGCCGTTCCTCCAGCGAGCCGGCTGCGCCAAAGACATTGAAAACCTTGGAGCATAAGGGCTTTCTCATCCGTGCGGAGCCCTTTCAAGCCGAGGGCCAATATCAGACGGCCGGCGTGATCCAGAAGGAAAGCGATGGCGTTCTGCGCGAGCAGAACTTCATCCGCGCCGACCGGTTTACCTCCGCTGATGAGGCCGCCGAATTCGCGCTCTCCAAGGGCCGGCAGATCATCGATGAACAGGGTGATGGGCTGTTCCGCTGA
- a CDS encoding adenylate/guanylate cyclase domain-containing protein, with the protein MTEDTSLSDADSNGITPMLADVGAPAPPAPIFVEPAASDAAATITSIQNSLKGLSLDGLRSMISIRDWLLTEAREKKDQTSLLTTLAEQLNAAGVPIDRASMTTETLHSEHAAVTSVWLKGGNSEQKAFPYSGNSDGTYERSPFFHVHQKREPLFLDLRETPDERFGIIPELKADGYVGYSCFPVFFANGDENGISFATKSSEGFSKPHRTFLEGIVPALAAAMEIRAGYATLDQILRVYIGDEPHQRVLSGDVRRGQVSRIRSAILFADMRSYTRLTSSMHPEDVVSLLNVYFDCLVPPIEAEGGEVLKYLGDGLLAIFRDRGDDTGAAAQSALTAALDALARIDAANASGVAGVPLKAGIALHHGEAAYGNVGSGQRLDFTVVGRDVNLTSRMAGLNKVLGEPLLLSRPFVEHLWADPRSLGFFELDGLDGTFEIYSP; encoded by the coding sequence ATGACCGAAGACACGTCCCTCTCCGATGCCGATAGCAATGGGATCACGCCCATGTTGGCAGACGTTGGTGCGCCGGCGCCTCCCGCGCCAATTTTTGTAGAACCCGCAGCTTCGGACGCCGCGGCGACAATCACGTCGATCCAGAACTCCCTCAAGGGGTTATCCCTCGACGGGCTGCGGTCGATGATCTCTATACGCGACTGGCTTCTCACCGAGGCGCGGGAGAAGAAGGATCAGACGTCACTGCTGACCACGCTCGCCGAACAGCTCAATGCTGCGGGCGTGCCAATCGATCGCGCCTCCATGACCACCGAAACGTTGCATTCCGAGCATGCGGCGGTCACCAGCGTGTGGCTGAAGGGTGGCAACAGCGAGCAGAAGGCTTTTCCCTATTCGGGCAATTCTGATGGCACCTATGAGCGCAGCCCCTTTTTTCATGTGCATCAAAAGCGCGAGCCCTTGTTCCTGGACTTGCGGGAAACCCCGGATGAGCGCTTTGGCATCATTCCTGAGCTGAAGGCCGACGGTTACGTCGGATACAGCTGCTTTCCGGTTTTCTTCGCGAATGGTGACGAGAACGGCATCTCCTTCGCGACAAAGTCGAGCGAGGGCTTTTCCAAGCCTCATCGCACTTTCCTCGAGGGTATTGTCCCGGCGCTGGCGGCGGCGATGGAGATCCGCGCGGGTTACGCGACGCTCGATCAGATCCTGAGGGTCTATATCGGTGACGAGCCGCATCAGCGCGTGCTCTCGGGGGATGTCCGGCGCGGACAGGTCAGCCGGATCCGCTCCGCGATCCTGTTCGCGGATATGCGCAGTTATACCCGGTTGACGTCCAGCATGCATCCGGAAGACGTCGTCAGCCTGCTGAACGTCTATTTCGACTGCCTCGTGCCGCCCATCGAGGCCGAAGGCGGCGAGGTGTTGAAGTATCTCGGCGACGGGCTCCTGGCGATTTTTCGCGACAGGGGCGACGATACCGGCGCTGCCGCGCAGTCCGCGCTGACAGCGGCCCTCGACGCCCTGGCGCGGATTGACGCCGCCAATGCCTCCGGCGTCGCCGGCGTGCCGTTGAAAGCGGGCATCGCCCTGCATCATGGCGAGGCGGCTTATGGCAATGTGGGTTCAGGCCAGCGCCTCGATTTCACGGTCGTCGGCCGCGACGTCAATCTCACGAGCCGCATGGCGGGGCTTAACAAGGTGCTGGGCGAACCGCTCCTTCTTTCTCGCCCCTTCGTCGAGCATCTGTGGGCGGATCCGCGCAGCCTCGGCTTCTTCGAGCTCGACGGTCTCGACGGCACGTTCGAGATTTATTCGCCTTAG
- a CDS encoding TadE/TadG family type IV pilus assembly protein — MSNHGSADRGGSRHRVWTGTRRFAACGFASRPWRAARAFWRAEDANMVLWFAFMLLPILLAAGAAVDYARAATLRTKLQQATDAATLAVAPFAGQKTDAELRAMAESFLRAAMASAINSMGGRDVRIDSITISVDRGDVTVVSSAAYEPMVMGLVSSGGDAMTVSTLSRTIASDVEYEIALVIDNSGSMSSNAGSQNKMQATKTAAIKLVDAMFSTPQAINRTKIALVPFNLSVNTGGQVPSMYTDTTGRSEIHWPSNIFEGRPSNPRTASATWPPQSRFDLFAELAAVKSSYGWGGCFEMRPGTIGTTDTPPVTSPVSQADFNTLFVPQFWPDEPDANNGSNYRFTSGKTTTTWTYLNSYLNDNTASACSASSNQTAAGAYVKAQNKLCKYRSAKVSSGGYGPNYLCSSQALTRLTNNASNLKTKINQMVADGGTNLVEGFMWGWRTLSPRAPFADGKAYTERRNRKIIIMMTDGNNQWLQANNHNASYYSPFGFFTNNRIASGLTTTQASRNAMDAKTLDACNNAKAAGLIVYTIGFDTGSDIDAQGKTLLRDCASADSSGTQRLTYIATDSADIVEIFNNIARQLGSLRLAQ; from the coding sequence ATGAGCAATCACGGTTCTGCCGATCGTGGCGGGAGCAGGCACAGGGTCTGGACGGGCACGCGTCGTTTCGCGGCATGCGGCTTTGCCTCGCGGCCATGGCGGGCCGCGCGGGCGTTCTGGCGCGCTGAAGATGCCAATATGGTGCTCTGGTTCGCCTTTATGCTCCTGCCGATTCTGCTCGCTGCGGGAGCGGCCGTGGACTATGCGCGGGCGGCGACTTTGCGCACGAAACTGCAGCAGGCGACCGATGCCGCGACGCTCGCCGTAGCGCCTTTCGCCGGCCAGAAGACGGATGCTGAACTGAGGGCCATGGCGGAAAGCTTCCTGCGCGCGGCTATGGCATCGGCCATCAACAGCATGGGCGGACGTGACGTCCGCATCGATTCCATCACGATCAGCGTGGATCGCGGAGATGTGACGGTGGTCAGCTCGGCCGCCTATGAACCGATGGTCATGGGCCTCGTGAGCTCCGGCGGCGACGCTATGACAGTGAGCACATTGTCGCGCACCATCGCTTCCGACGTGGAATATGAGATCGCACTCGTGATCGACAATTCCGGCTCAATGTCGAGCAATGCCGGCTCGCAGAATAAGATGCAGGCGACGAAAACGGCTGCGATCAAGCTCGTGGACGCCATGTTCTCGACGCCGCAAGCCATCAACCGCACGAAGATCGCATTGGTCCCCTTCAATCTCTCGGTCAATACCGGCGGGCAGGTGCCTAGCATGTACACCGACACGACGGGCCGCTCGGAGATCCATTGGCCGTCGAATATCTTCGAGGGGCGCCCCAGCAATCCGCGTACCGCGTCCGCGACCTGGCCCCCACAGTCGCGCTTTGATCTTTTCGCCGAGCTTGCGGCCGTTAAATCCAGCTATGGCTGGGGTGGCTGCTTCGAAATGCGGCCGGGCACCATCGGCACGACGGATACCCCGCCGGTGACATCCCCCGTGAGCCAGGCGGATTTCAACACGTTGTTCGTGCCCCAGTTCTGGCCGGATGAGCCTGACGCCAACAACGGTTCCAACTACAGGTTCACGTCGGGAAAGACGACCACCACGTGGACCTATCTCAATAGCTATCTGAACGACAACACGGCGAGCGCTTGCAGCGCCTCGAGCAATCAGACCGCTGCCGGCGCATATGTGAAGGCCCAGAACAAGCTTTGCAAATATCGGTCAGCGAAGGTTTCGAGCGGAGGCTACGGCCCGAACTATCTGTGTTCCTCCCAGGCACTGACGCGCCTGACGAATAATGCCTCCAACCTTAAGACCAAGATCAACCAGATGGTCGCTGATGGCGGCACCAATCTCGTCGAGGGCTTTATGTGGGGATGGCGCACACTCAGCCCGCGTGCCCCCTTCGCGGACGGCAAAGCTTATACGGAGCGCAGAAACCGGAAGATCATCATCATGATGACGGATGGAAACAATCAATGGCTGCAGGCGAACAATCACAACGCCTCATATTACTCGCCTTTCGGCTTCTTCACGAACAACCGCATCGCCTCCGGCTTGACGACAACGCAGGCATCCCGCAACGCCATGGATGCGAAGACCCTCGATGCCTGCAACAATGCCAAGGCCGCAGGGCTTATCGTCTACACCATTGGCTTCGATACGGGATCCGATATCGACGCCCAGGGCAAGACGCTGCTTCGCGATTGCGCTTCCGCGGATTCCAGCGGCACCCAGAGGTTGACCTATATTGCGACCGACAGCGCCGATATCGTGGAGATCTTCAACAATATCGCACGACAATTGGGAAGCCTGCGTCTCGCGCAATAA
- a CDS encoding site-specific integrase gives MPRPAKGARLWLRKERIDKRTGKRIANAAWFILDGGEHIPTGCAAGEIEQAEKRLKEYIAEKYRPERRERDIERIDIADVLSIYDDDTRQRQANLRTFDQRLSRLAEWWGGKMLSDVTGESCRAYVEHRRAVELQRRATAKHRPKGTPTAPTAGGARRDLEDLRAAINHHAKQGLHRGVVKVALPEKGTARDRWLTRDEAARLLWVCWRAREEQRRHRGPDAGKVLPTDKRPLRHVARFILLGLYTGSRAAALAAASPSRAVGRSYVDLDRGIFYRLAEGKKATNKRQPPVPIPPHLLAHMRRWQAKGIAGEYFVQWNGKPVISVKTAFGTAVDKAGLDGNVTPHTLRHTAATWLMQNGVPIWTAAGFLGMSPEMVERTYGHHHPDYLAEAVRGFKPKKSA, from the coding sequence ATGCCACGTCCAGCGAAGGGCGCCCGGCTCTGGCTCCGGAAGGAGCGGATTGACAAGCGAACGGGCAAGCGCATCGCCAATGCTGCCTGGTTCATTCTCGACGGCGGCGAGCATATCCCCACGGGATGCGCTGCTGGCGAAATTGAGCAAGCGGAAAAGCGCCTAAAAGAATATATCGCGGAGAAATACAGGCCGGAGCGGCGCGAGCGAGATATCGAACGCATCGATATTGCCGATGTGCTTTCGATCTACGACGACGATACGCGCCAGCGCCAGGCTAACCTGCGCACCTTTGATCAGCGATTGAGCCGTCTCGCCGAATGGTGGGGCGGCAAAATGCTGTCCGACGTCACGGGCGAATCATGCCGGGCCTACGTCGAGCATCGCAGGGCAGTTGAGCTGCAACGACGCGCCACAGCCAAGCACCGGCCGAAGGGCACGCCCACCGCTCCGACGGCTGGCGGCGCGCGCCGTGATCTGGAAGACCTACGGGCCGCAATTAACCACCATGCAAAACAGGGGCTCCACCGGGGCGTCGTGAAAGTCGCGCTTCCTGAAAAGGGAACGGCACGCGATCGCTGGCTTACGCGAGACGAGGCGGCGCGGTTGCTCTGGGTGTGTTGGCGGGCCCGAGAAGAGCAGAGGCGGCACCGGGGCCCAGATGCCGGCAAGGTGCTCCCCACCGACAAGCGGCCACTGCGGCACGTCGCGCGCTTCATTCTCCTGGGCCTGTACACGGGATCGCGGGCCGCTGCTTTGGCTGCCGCATCGCCGTCGAGGGCAGTCGGGCGATCTTATGTCGACCTCGATCGCGGCATCTTCTATCGGCTTGCTGAGGGAAAGAAGGCGACGAACAAGCGCCAGCCTCCGGTTCCCATCCCCCCTCACCTTCTTGCTCATATGCGGCGATGGCAGGCCAAGGGGATCGCAGGCGAGTACTTCGTGCAGTGGAACGGCAAGCCCGTCATCTCGGTGAAGACGGCGTTCGGGACGGCCGTCGATAAGGCGGGCCTGGACGGGAACGTCACGCCGCACACCCTCCGACATACCGCGGCGACCTGGCTCATGCAGAACGGCGTGCCGATCTGGACGGCGGCGGGCTTCTTGGGCATGTCGCCTGAGATGGTCGAGCGGACGTACGGCCACCACCACCCTGACTATCTGGCCGAGGCCGTCCGAGGCTTCAAACCAAAGAAATCGGCCTAA
- a CDS encoding 3'-5' exonuclease: MLHLMVDLETMGTSYDAPVLAIGAVFFEPSTGEIGERFYDAIDIEDACRYGHPSGSTIKFWMMQGDDARAAAIAGNKSSKEVFDAFRAFCLTRGDRIKPWGNGATFDIAILDYAFPKITGQASPWRFFNVRDCRTIKDIAGDIAAFPHPRAGTHHQALDDAVFQAQWVSYYWQTLQRAAVAKADGCDV; encoded by the coding sequence ATGCTGCACCTGATGGTCGATTTGGAGACCATGGGCACGTCGTATGACGCGCCGGTTCTGGCAATCGGGGCGGTCTTCTTCGAGCCCTCTACGGGCGAGATTGGCGAGCGATTCTATGACGCGATCGATATCGAGGACGCTTGCCGATATGGCCACCCTAGCGGGTCGACGATCAAGTTCTGGATGATGCAGGGCGACGACGCCAGGGCTGCTGCTATCGCAGGCAACAAAAGCTCCAAGGAAGTCTTCGACGCATTTAGGGCTTTTTGCTTGACGCGCGGCGACAGGATAAAGCCATGGGGCAACGGCGCAACATTCGACATCGCCATTCTGGATTACGCCTTCCCCAAAATCACCGGGCAAGCATCGCCATGGCGGTTCTTTAACGTGCGCGATTGCCGCACGATCAAAGATATCGCGGGTGACATAGCGGCCTTTCCTCATCCAAGGGCCGGGACGCATCATCAGGCTCTCGATGACGCCGTCTTTCAGGCGCAATGGGTGTCCTACTACTGGCAAACGCTTCAGCGCGCCGCCGTGGCCAAGGCGGATGGCTGCGATGTCTAG
- a CDS encoding helix-turn-helix domain-containing protein — protein MTPVMRDTVQAVSAEYGFPTDLLLSAERTTGLVEARHDLFRRLRQNSRLSLREMARRLGFDHSTISKALRGGDPRRRRMSEISLHKGVARDFIDSRAGIRHLFNGEHVSLGSADAIRRLCKLRSHELQRIPHERRREPNARRVPAEQRIDDIDAAILAARYVRRFGDGH, from the coding sequence ATGACTCCCGTGATGCGCGATACCGTGCAGGCCGTTTCGGCTGAGTACGGATTTCCCACCGATCTCCTGTTGTCCGCGGAGCGGACTACAGGACTGGTCGAAGCGAGGCACGATCTATTCCGGAGATTAAGACAGAACTCGCGGTTGTCGCTTCGCGAAATGGCACGGCGGCTTGGGTTCGATCACTCTACGATCTCGAAGGCTCTCCGTGGTGGAGATCCGCGCCGCCGCAGGATGAGCGAAATTAGTCTCCACAAAGGCGTGGCGCGAGACTTCATTGATAGCCGCGCTGGCATCCGGCACTTGTTCAATGGCGAACATGTCTCGCTTGGATCCGCAGACGCGATCCGCAGGCTGTGCAAATTAAGATCCCACGAACTCCAACGCATTCCCCACGAACGCCGCCGCGAGCCCAACGCAAGGCGCGTTCCCGCCGAGCAGCGGATCGACGACATCGACGCGGCCATTCTCGCTGCCCGCTATGTCCGGAGGTTCGGGGATGGCCACTGA
- a CDS encoding helix-turn-helix domain-containing protein, producing the protein MTLADVVRRAREAKGMTQAQLAEAVGISQQAVGLIESGRTKAPTTSWKRIAAALDIPLQDLKTLMDQAKAEDGRIKGSHLTLASDSSSRVPAPNAGRAANLTPMGGVIRTIPVLGHAAGGAPGRGFIIMGDIIERVPCPPWLESVDGAYALYVDGESMVPRYFPGERVYIHPHKPPSPNDFVVAQVKRPGDFEPHGYIKQYKGWDRGMLILHQFNPDEDLEFDGDEVVALHKIVVPGLS; encoded by the coding sequence ATGACACTTGCGGATGTGGTGCGCCGGGCGCGTGAGGCCAAGGGGATGACTCAGGCCCAGCTGGCGGAGGCGGTTGGAATCAGCCAACAGGCCGTTGGGCTGATCGAATCAGGGCGGACAAAGGCCCCCACAACGAGCTGGAAGCGAATCGCCGCAGCGCTCGACATCCCCCTCCAGGACCTCAAAACCCTGATGGACCAGGCGAAGGCCGAGGACGGGAGGATAAAGGGCAGCCACCTAACCCTTGCGTCTGATTCGTCGTCACGAGTTCCCGCGCCGAATGCCGGGCGGGCGGCCAATCTGACGCCCATGGGGGGCGTGATACGCACTATTCCCGTACTGGGACATGCGGCCGGAGGCGCGCCTGGCCGGGGCTTCATAATCATGGGCGACATTATAGAGCGCGTTCCCTGCCCGCCATGGCTCGAGAGCGTTGACGGCGCCTACGCGCTTTATGTCGATGGCGAATCGATGGTGCCGCGATATTTTCCAGGTGAGCGGGTCTACATCCATCCCCATAAGCCCCCGTCGCCCAACGATTTCGTCGTCGCGCAGGTCAAGAGGCCGGGCGACTTCGAGCCTCACGGCTACATTAAGCAGTACAAGGGATGGGACCGCGGCATGCTCATTCTGCATCAGTTCAATCCCGACGAGGATCTCGAGTTCGACGGCGACGAGGTGGTAGCACTCCATAAGATCGTCGTGCCCGGCTTGTCATAA
- a CDS encoding Bro-N domain-containing protein — MGNAVSSFEFAIDTQSHNVRVVDIDGAPWFVAADVCRALDLRPGRRGEYTRHLVKLAADERTPIPPNQIGGIHHPISIISESGLYKLIMRSDKPQARSFQDWVTRTVLPAIRKDGAYIKGEEKVASGELSDDEFVLRAITLLQTKVERLTAERDALAAQSAFMTLDQYRAASRASWHWSYRRALAAAACKLARERGIKLEKHTREYTRDGQKLTGAVNIYPRGLLDEARHKVGEPAQFAA; from the coding sequence ATGGGCAACGCAGTCTCCTCCTTTGAATTCGCCATCGACACGCAGAGTCATAATGTACGTGTGGTCGATATCGACGGCGCGCCGTGGTTCGTGGCGGCCGATGTATGTCGGGCGCTGGACCTGCGGCCTGGGCGACGGGGCGAGTACACTCGCCACCTGGTCAAGCTAGCAGCTGATGAACGAACGCCGATACCCCCCAATCAGATTGGGGGGATACATCACCCCATTTCGATCATCTCCGAATCCGGTCTCTACAAACTCATCATGCGCTCGGACAAGCCGCAGGCCCGGTCGTTTCAGGACTGGGTGACCCGCACGGTGCTCCCCGCCATCCGCAAAGACGGCGCTTACATCAAGGGCGAGGAGAAAGTCGCTTCAGGCGAACTCTCGGATGACGAGTTTGTTCTTCGCGCCATCACCCTCCTGCAGACGAAGGTCGAGCGACTGACGGCTGAACGCGATGCGCTCGCAGCCCAATCTGCCTTTATGACATTGGACCAATATCGGGCAGCCAGCCGAGCGTCATGGCATTGGAGCTACAGGCGAGCCCTTGCCGCGGCGGCATGCAAGCTAGCCCGAGAGCGCGGCATCAAACTCGAGAAGCACACCCGCGAATATACGCGGGACGGGCAGAAGCTCACGGGCGCTGTCAACATTTATCCGCGCGGATTGCTCGACGAGGCACGTCACAAGGTTGGCGAGCCGGCTCAGTTCGCGGCATAG
- a CDS encoding ATP-binding protein, with translation MAISLSKLKSTKSRKPPIIVLYGVDGVGKTSLAAEFPDPIYLQTAGESPPSDVELATPGTIETYGDMLDAIGELLTQPHDFKTVIIDSLDGFEPLLQRATAQRIGADSIDSNEKGSPASYGRGYSEADNEWNDYLSGLAELAAQGIGVVQLAHPDIVRFDSPTSDPYSRYSLKLHKRANALVRERADIVGFINYRVTLKTADAGFNKKVTHGESGGDRQIHLEERAGFVAKNRYNMPPSVPYKKGQGYSELSKYFPAPAGVANDNDIAEAA, from the coding sequence ATGGCTATTTCACTTTCCAAGCTCAAGTCGACCAAGAGCCGAAAGCCGCCAATCATCGTCCTGTATGGCGTTGACGGCGTTGGCAAGACATCCCTGGCAGCGGAATTTCCCGACCCGATCTATCTCCAGACGGCAGGAGAGAGTCCGCCTTCCGACGTCGAGCTGGCGACACCTGGCACGATCGAGACCTACGGTGACATGCTGGATGCGATCGGCGAACTGCTAACCCAGCCGCATGACTTCAAGACGGTCATCATCGATAGTCTCGATGGGTTCGAGCCGCTGCTGCAGCGGGCCACCGCACAGCGCATCGGCGCCGACTCCATCGACTCCAACGAGAAAGGGTCGCCGGCCTCCTATGGCCGTGGCTACTCGGAGGCGGACAACGAGTGGAATGACTACCTGTCCGGCCTGGCCGAACTCGCGGCGCAAGGTATCGGTGTGGTGCAGCTTGCTCACCCCGATATCGTGCGTTTCGACTCCCCGACATCCGACCCGTACAGCCGCTACAGCCTGAAGCTCCACAAACGGGCCAACGCTCTGGTGCGCGAGCGGGCGGACATCGTCGGATTCATCAACTACCGGGTCACGTTGAAGACGGCGGACGCCGGTTTCAACAAGAAGGTGACCCACGGTGAATCTGGCGGCGACCGACAGATTCACCTGGAAGAGCGGGCCGGCTTTGTGGCCAAGAACCGCTACAACATGCCCCCAAGTGTCCCCTACAAGAAAGGTCAAGGCTACTCCGAACTCTCGAAATACTTCCCGGCGCCGGCAGGTGTCGCAAACGATAACGACATCGCAGAAGCTGCGTAA
- a CDS encoding DUF669 domain-containing protein, which translates to MAALGGSYNPDADPSTGSYDPIPAGDYNLEIVESDYAANAKGNGMVLKLTAQILDGEYAERKLFINLNLEHENEKAQDIAQRDFAALRRAVGVLNPQHSEELHFKAFMAKVGVEKRKDNGELTNRVKQYYFDGEGGAPANDNRSAANENRPAPQQQAATGTAGKRPWPTGRR; encoded by the coding sequence ATGGCTGCTTTAGGTGGAAGCTACAACCCGGATGCGGATCCTTCAACGGGCTCGTACGATCCCATTCCGGCCGGTGATTACAACCTCGAGATCGTCGAGTCAGACTATGCCGCCAATGCCAAGGGCAACGGCATGGTGCTCAAGCTGACCGCGCAGATCCTCGACGGCGAATACGCCGAGCGCAAGCTCTTCATCAACCTCAACCTCGAGCACGAGAACGAGAAGGCGCAGGATATCGCTCAGCGTGACTTCGCCGCCTTGCGACGAGCGGTAGGAGTGCTCAACCCTCAGCACAGCGAAGAGCTGCACTTCAAGGCGTTCATGGCAAAGGTCGGCGTGGAGAAGCGGAAGGACAACGGCGAACTCACGAACCGAGTGAAGCAGTACTACTTCGACGGTGAAGGCGGCGCACCCGCCAACGACAACCGATCCGCTGCCAACGAGAACCGGCCAGCGCCGCAGCAACAGGCGGCAACAGGCACGGCCGGCAAGCGGCCGTGGCCGACGGGACGGCGGTAG
- the dnaN gene encoding DNA polymerase III subunit beta: protein MRVEIARADLARLLTAVDRVVEARSTIPILQNVLLTAEAGRLKVQATNLDMEAQASAEAEVGEPGAVTVPGRTLKDIAARLPKDALVTISVEGDTATVKAGRSRFKLQTLPADDYPNLAAGAFDVTFALPAHDVKTLFGRAAYAMSTEETRYYLNGVYMHVVGDDLVVVATDGHQLARVAVPSPVAEVPAVIIPRQMVGEIQRLDADLTVSLSQSKIRVETGAVVVTSKLVDGSFPDYERVIPRQNDKVAVIASEALAGAVARVSAIQDRSSRAVRFELAGDGAALSATGPEGKSASDEIAIEYSAEPITIGFNGEYVTGTLAAIGTPTVSLKLGDPGTPALMCGDDTSLHVIMPLRV from the coding sequence ATGCGCGTAGAGATTGCGCGCGCCGACTTGGCGCGCCTGCTGACGGCTGTCGACCGCGTGGTCGAGGCCAGAAGCACCATCCCCATCTTGCAGAACGTGCTTCTGACGGCCGAGGCCGGCCGTCTGAAGGTGCAGGCGACCAACCTGGACATGGAGGCGCAGGCAAGCGCGGAGGCCGAAGTGGGCGAGCCTGGCGCCGTCACGGTGCCTGGCCGAACATTGAAGGACATCGCGGCGCGCCTGCCCAAAGATGCGCTGGTCACGATCAGTGTCGAAGGCGACACTGCGACCGTGAAGGCCGGGCGGTCGCGGTTCAAATTGCAAACGCTGCCGGCCGACGACTATCCGAACCTCGCGGCGGGCGCGTTTGACGTGACGTTCGCGCTGCCCGCCCACGACGTCAAAACCCTCTTCGGCCGAGCGGCCTACGCCATGAGCACGGAGGAGACGCGCTATTACCTCAACGGCGTGTACATGCATGTGGTTGGGGACGATCTGGTGGTGGTCGCTACCGACGGCCACCAGCTGGCACGCGTTGCGGTGCCTAGTCCCGTAGCCGAAGTGCCGGCCGTCATCATCCCGCGCCAGATGGTGGGTGAGATCCAACGGCTAGACGCGGATCTGACCGTGTCGCTTTCCCAGTCCAAGATCCGGGTGGAGACCGGCGCGGTCGTCGTCACGTCCAAGCTGGTCGACGGCTCGTTCCCCGACTACGAGCGGGTCATCCCCCGGCAGAATGACAAGGTCGCCGTCATTGCGTCGGAGGCGCTCGCGGGAGCCGTGGCCCGTGTCTCAGCCATCCAGGACCGCAGCAGTCGGGCCGTCCGCTTTGAACTCGCCGGTGATGGTGCTGCCCTGTCCGCAACCGGGCCAGAGGGCAAGAGCGCCAGCGACGAGATCGCCATCGAGTACAGCGCGGAGCCCATCACCATCGGGTTCAACGGCGAGTACGTCACGGGCACCCTCGCGGCGATCGGGACTCCGACCGTCTCGCTGAAGCTGGGCGACCCTGGAACGCCGGCCCTTATGTGCGGGGACGATACAAGCCTGCACGTCATCATGCCGCTGAGGGTTTGA
- a CDS encoding siphovirus Gp157 family protein, which produces MSNLLLEVHLLEREFQDLVAAYPELAEDEQLRADTIEGETNAEIILSRIAAQILDAKALSAAQQSRIDDLKARQAGSERRGEAMRKLALRLLQAADLPRVRLPEATLTVAKGRDSVEITDEAGLPAWAWKTDVTKSVSKSAIKEALDGGLSVPGARIKTGEPTLQVR; this is translated from the coding sequence ATGTCCAACTTGCTGCTTGAAGTCCACCTTCTGGAACGTGAGTTCCAGGATCTCGTCGCCGCCTATCCCGAGCTCGCGGAGGACGAGCAACTCCGCGCCGACACGATCGAGGGGGAGACCAACGCGGAGATCATCCTGTCGCGGATTGCCGCGCAGATCCTGGACGCCAAGGCACTGTCTGCGGCGCAGCAATCCCGCATCGACGATCTGAAGGCCCGTCAGGCCGGCAGCGAGCGCCGTGGAGAGGCCATGCGCAAGTTGGCACTACGTCTCCTGCAGGCCGCGGACCTGCCACGTGTGCGGCTGCCTGAGGCCACGCTCACGGTCGCCAAGGGTCGCGACAGCGTCGAGATAACCGACGAGGCCGGTCTGCCCGCCTGGGCATGGAAGACCGACGTGACGAAGTCCGTGTCCAAGTCGGCGATCAAGGAAGCGCTCGACGGTGGGCTGTCCGTGCCCGGCGCCCGCATCAAGACCGGCGAACCGACGTTGCAGGTGCGGTGA